The Citrifermentans bemidjiense Bem genome window below encodes:
- a CDS encoding GPMC system family 4 glycosyltransferase, whose translation MRVGIISPNYFAEETGNAVTVRRIERHLRALGCEVKVFATDRVAGEQLQAAVKEFAPDILHAFHAYHGGRVACALAKALGVPYLVTFTGTDIYKALCDQRNMELHGALRGASRLVAFHGCIRHRLAEHMPTLEERTAIIPQGVDLPDDYSPLPPAEEQAFTFLLPAGLRPVKNVLFPLEPLAALYADHPQVRLLLAGPVLDKDYAAQVMEALERYPFARYLGVVGHDRMGDLYRRVDVVLNSSLSEGGMANTVLEAMAYAKPLLVADIEGNRSVVKENVTGLLYRDAGDLVAKAGKLAANARLREKLGNNGRAQVRDHYSPDKEAASYLTLYRDILQKN comes from the coding sequence ATGCGCGTCGGCATAATATCCCCCAACTACTTCGCCGAGGAAACCGGCAACGCCGTGACGGTGAGGCGCATCGAGCGGCACCTGAGAGCGCTCGGGTGCGAGGTCAAGGTCTTCGCGACGGACCGCGTGGCGGGGGAACAACTGCAGGCGGCGGTCAAGGAATTCGCGCCCGACATCCTGCACGCCTTTCACGCCTACCACGGCGGCAGGGTGGCCTGCGCGCTAGCCAAGGCGCTGGGCGTTCCGTACCTGGTGACCTTCACCGGCACCGACATCTACAAGGCGCTCTGCGACCAGCGCAATATGGAACTGCATGGCGCCCTGAGGGGGGCGTCCCGGCTGGTCGCCTTCCATGGCTGCATACGCCACCGGCTGGCTGAACACATGCCGACCCTGGAGGAGCGGACCGCGATCATTCCCCAGGGGGTCGATCTTCCCGACGACTACAGCCCGCTTCCCCCAGCCGAGGAACAGGCCTTCACCTTTTTGCTCCCCGCGGGGCTGCGCCCGGTGAAAAACGTGCTCTTCCCGCTTGAGCCTTTGGCTGCGCTTTATGCCGATCATCCGCAGGTGCGCCTGCTCCTCGCCGGCCCCGTGCTCGACAAGGATTACGCCGCGCAGGTGATGGAGGCTTTGGAACGCTACCCCTTCGCCAGGTATCTTGGCGTGGTGGGACACGACCGCATGGGCGACCTGTACCGCCGGGTCGACGTGGTCCTGAACAGCTCGCTAAGCGAAGGGGGGATGGCCAACACCGTCCTGGAGGCGATGGCCTACGCCAAGCCGCTTCTGGTTGCGGACATAGAAGGAAACCGCTCCGTGGTCAAAGAGAACGTCACCGGTCTTTTGTATCGCGACGCCGGGGATCTCGTAGCCAAAGCCGGGAAGCTTGCGGCAAACGCCAGGTTGCGGGAGAAGCTTGGCAACAATGGCAGAGCACAGGTTCGGGACCACTACTCGCCCGACAAAGAAGCTGCCTCCTACCTCACTCTCTACCGCGACATACTGCAAAAAAACTGA
- a CDS encoding GPMC system MBL fold metallohydrolase: MKITILGSGTSTGVPMVGCHCQVCGSTDPRDKRTRASILVESCGQRILVDTSTDLRAQALREGIPHVDAVLFTHTHADHIHGIDDLRGFYFIHRRIIPCYGSPGTMQSATDKFAYIFDGLTSEGYSPLLEPFPVEDPFELFGCRVVPVPIKHGSFDATGYRFDNAAYLTDCSEIPEGSLPLLEGLELLIIDALRFSPHPNHFNIEGALQMAQKLRPRRTLFTHLTHEVRHSDGSRLPAGVEFAYDGMTVEL; the protein is encoded by the coding sequence ATGAAGATTACCATCCTCGGCTCTGGCACCTCGACGGGTGTTCCCATGGTCGGCTGCCACTGCCAGGTCTGCGGTTCCACTGACCCGCGCGACAAAAGAACACGTGCCTCGATCCTGGTCGAGTCCTGCGGACAGCGCATCCTGGTAGACACCTCGACCGATCTCAGGGCGCAGGCGCTGCGTGAGGGTATTCCGCATGTCGATGCGGTTCTCTTCACCCATACCCACGCCGACCATATTCACGGCATCGACGACCTCCGCGGTTTCTATTTCATCCACCGCCGGATCATCCCCTGCTACGGCAGCCCGGGAACGATGCAGTCGGCGACCGACAAGTTCGCCTATATCTTCGACGGGCTCACCTCCGAAGGATATTCGCCGTTACTTGAGCCCTTCCCCGTCGAAGACCCTTTCGAGCTATTCGGATGCCGGGTGGTGCCGGTGCCGATCAAGCACGGTTCCTTCGATGCCACCGGCTACCGGTTCGACAACGCTGCCTACCTGACCGACTGCAGCGAGATCCCGGAGGGGTCCCTGCCCCTCTTAGAGGGGCTCGAACTTCTCATTATCGACGCCCTGCGTTTTTCCCCGCACCCGAATCATTTCAACATCGAGGGGGCGCTGCAGATGGCGCAAAAACTGCGGCCGCGCCGTACGCTCTTCACGCACTTAACCCACGAGGTGCGCCACAGCGACGGCAGCCGTCTCCCGGCAGGGGTCGAATTCGCCTACGACGGCATGACGGTCGAACTTTGA